The following proteins come from a genomic window of Alosa alosa isolate M-15738 ecotype Scorff River chromosome 2, AALO_Geno_1.1, whole genome shotgun sequence:
- the slc25a15b gene encoding solute carrier family 25 member 15b → MAPHPVVQAIIDLTAGAVGGTACVFSGQPLDTAKVKMQTFPKLYRGFLHCFISTYRQVGLRGLYQGTTPALVANIAENSVLFMSYGFCQEVVRMLAGTSSGEALSDVQKACAGSVASVFSSLVLCPTELVKCRLQAMHEMAATGKIKATQKSVWSVVRSIWTLEGPQGFFQGLTTTIAREVPGYFCFFGAYELSRTAFADYFKCSKDDIGVAPIVFSGGLGGACLWLVVYPMDCIKSRIQVMSMLGQQAGFLKTFMTVFRAEGVRALYSGLTPTMLRTFPANGALFLGYEASRKLMMERFDH, encoded by the exons gtggTACGGCATGTGTGTTTAGCGGACAGCCCCTGGATACAGCCAAAGTGAAGATGCAAACTTTTCCAAAACTATACCGTGGATTTTTGCATTGTTTTATATCTACTTATCGACAg GTGGGCTTGCGTGGGCTGTACCAGGGAACCACTCCGGCGCTGGTCGCCAATATTGCTGAGAACTCCGTGCTGTTTATGAGCTACGGCTTCTGTCAAGAGGTAGTGCGCATGCTAGCCGGCACATCAAGTGGAGAGGCACTCAG tgatGTCCAGAAGGCCTGTGCAGGCTCGGTAGCATCTGTCTTCTCCTCACTGGTTCTCTGTCCTACGGAGTTGGTCAAGTGTCGTCTGCAGGCGATGCATGAAATGGCCGCCACTGGCAAAATCAAAGCCACTCAGAA GTCTGTTTGGTCTGTGGTACGGTCCATCTGGACCCTGGAGGGGCCACAGGGGTTCTTCCAGGGCCTGACCACCACCATCGCCCGAGAGGTCCCCGGATACTTCTGCTTCTTTGGGGCATATGAACTAAGCCGCACTGCCTTTGCCGACTACTTCAAATGCTCTAAAGATGACATTG GTGTGGCTCCGATCGTGTTCAGTGGGGGGCTTGGGGGTGCGTGTCTGTGGCTGGTGGTCTACCCCATGGACTGCATCAAGTCAAGAATTCAGGTGATGTCCATGCTGGGACAGCAAGCCGGCTTCCTGAAGACCTTCATGACAGTATTCCGAGCAGAGG GAGTGAGGGCTCTGTACTCCGGTCTGACCCCCACCATGTTGAGGACCTTCCCTGCAAACGGCGCCCTCTTCCTGGGCTACGAGGCCAGCCGGAAGCTCATGATGGAGAGATTTGACCACTGA